A single Brachybacterium sillae DNA region contains:
- a CDS encoding GNAT family N-acetyltransferase: MPTTPDTSDARSAAEHDVTEPPAPRSHRAAADRPEAGEPSLVEHRARVGDIDPVTLYRLLRLRQDVFVTEQQVTDPDLDGRDLEDGSELLWISAGGEPVAHLRILEGPGEQVRIGRVATRADHRHQGLARRLMGLALERARERHPQWPVEIDAQAYLEDWYAAQGFVRHGEVFLEASLEHVAMTYQHPGTPPR; encoded by the coding sequence ATGCCCACCACCCCTGACACCTCTGATGCCCGGTCTGCTGCGGAGCACGACGTCACCGAACCGCCCGCGCCCCGCTCGCACCGCGCCGCCGCGGATCGGCCCGAGGCGGGGGAGCCTTCGCTGGTCGAGCATCGGGCCCGGGTGGGGGATATCGACCCGGTGACCCTGTACAGGCTGCTGCGCCTGCGGCAGGACGTGTTCGTCACCGAGCAGCAGGTCACCGACCCGGACCTCGACGGACGGGACCTCGAGGACGGCTCGGAGCTGCTGTGGATCAGCGCCGGCGGAGAACCCGTGGCGCATCTGCGGATCCTGGAGGGCCCGGGCGAACAGGTGCGCATCGGCCGGGTCGCGACCCGCGCCGATCACCGGCATCAGGGTCTCGCGCGGCGCCTCATGGGGCTGGCGCTGGAGCGGGCCCGGGAACGGCATCCGCAGTGGCCGGTGGAGATCGACGCCCAGGCGTATCTGGAGGACTGGTATGCAGCGCAGGGTTTCGTCCGCCACGGCGAGGTGTTCCTCGAGGCGAGCCTGGAGCATGTCGCAATGACGTACCAGCACCCCGGCACGCCACCGCGCTGA
- a CDS encoding DsbA family protein, which yields MTARRVDLFFDPTCPFAWMTSRWLLEAARVRDVEPRFRVMSLSVLNEGRDLDPGYRAAMDQSWGPARVAIRVEQLGGQDALSAYYTAFGEHYHVGGSHDRRAATEHAVAASGVGTEALEVYENVAGDETDRALRASHQGAIDLVGDEVGTPVISFGAGTAYFGPVISPAPKGEAAGKLLDALATLAETEGFYEIKRSRTGGIDFS from the coding sequence ATGACCGCCCGCCGTGTCGACCTGTTCTTCGACCCCACCTGCCCCTTCGCCTGGATGACCAGTCGCTGGCTGCTGGAGGCCGCCCGGGTGCGCGACGTGGAGCCCCGTTTCCGCGTGATGTCGCTGTCCGTCCTCAACGAGGGCCGCGATCTCGACCCCGGGTACCGCGCGGCGATGGACCAGTCCTGGGGGCCGGCCCGGGTGGCGATCCGGGTGGAACAGCTGGGAGGGCAGGACGCCCTCTCCGCCTACTACACCGCCTTCGGTGAGCACTACCACGTCGGCGGCTCCCACGACCGTCGCGCCGCCACGGAGCATGCCGTGGCCGCCAGCGGGGTCGGCACGGAGGCCCTCGAGGTGTACGAGAACGTTGCCGGTGATGAGACGGACCGCGCGCTGCGCGCCTCCCACCAGGGGGCGATCGACCTGGTGGGTGATGAGGTCGGTACCCCGGTCATCTCCTTCGGTGCCGGCACCGCCTATTTCGGCCCCGTCATCTCCCCGGCCCCCAAGGGGGAGGCCGCGGGGAAGCTGCTCGATGCCCTCGCGACCCTCGCCGAGACCGAGGGCTTCTACGAGATCAAGCGCAGCCGCACCGGCGGTATCGACTTCTCCTGA
- the pepN gene encoding aminopeptidase N: MSTENLTRDEARERASFLSTQAYDVRLDLTTGPTTFRTETTIRFTSTEARGTFVDLLAPAVHEIELNGELLEDPASRFDGARVTLPELVVGPNEVRILADGAYTNTGEGLHRFVDPVDDEVYLYTQFEVSDARRMFACFEQPDLKATFQFTVTAPEHWRVISNSPTPQPVPVEGRDGVATWEFAPTETLSTYLTALIAGKYEGGEGTIRTRDGRDIPAGVYARASLAQHLDVEPILAVTRAGFEFYEKAFDCDYPFPKYDQVFVPEYNMGAMEHPGAVTFVESYVFRSDVSDAVRERRDLTILHELAHMWFGDLVTMRWWDDLWLNESFAEYASTLCSAEATRWTNAWTTFAGSEKAWAYRQDQLPSTHPIVADMVDFDAVETNFDGITYAKGASVLRQLVAYVGQDAFFEGLRAYFRKHAWGNTELGDLLTELEATSGRDLRTWSALWLEKAGVTLLRPIVEKDGDGAITRFAIAQEAPADYPTLRPHRLRVGGFRLQDGALRRTTQVEIDVDGDLTEVPQLQGESADLWLVNDDDLTYAKVRLDEDSLRVAMEHLRDLDDSLARTLLWSAAWDMTRDGEMPSRDFHALLLANLTGEHESSVVRNLLSQLLAVTTRFAAPQDRAERTRATADALWSLTQGAEAGSDTQLQLVEAFARLASTPDHARTLQGLLDGTQELAGRSIDTDLRWKLVTALASLGEADDAAIAATLAQDDTQSGRKAALTARAARPTADAKAEAWRVTVEEDTLANESITAVVQGFWRVQDRELVGRYEETYFAMLDQVWANRSNEIANRLIQGYFPMEFPSQEVVERADRWLAEHPQAPLGLRRPVMEGRDDTARALRVQEADVTR; the protein is encoded by the coding sequence ATGTCCACCGAGAACCTCACGCGCGACGAAGCCCGAGAGCGGGCGTCCTTCCTCAGCACCCAGGCCTACGACGTCCGACTGGACCTCACCACCGGCCCCACCACCTTCCGCACCGAGACCACGATCCGCTTCACCTCCACCGAGGCCCGCGGCACCTTCGTGGATCTGCTGGCCCCCGCGGTGCACGAGATCGAGCTCAACGGTGAGCTGCTGGAGGATCCGGCGTCCCGCTTCGACGGCGCCCGGGTGACGCTGCCCGAGCTGGTCGTCGGCCCGAACGAGGTGCGCATCCTCGCCGATGGCGCCTACACCAACACCGGTGAGGGCCTGCACCGCTTCGTCGACCCCGTCGACGACGAGGTCTACCTGTACACCCAGTTCGAGGTCTCCGACGCCCGCCGCATGTTCGCGTGCTTCGAGCAGCCCGACCTCAAGGCCACCTTCCAGTTCACCGTCACCGCACCGGAGCACTGGCGCGTCATCTCCAACTCCCCCACCCCGCAGCCCGTGCCGGTCGAGGGTCGCGACGGCGTCGCCACCTGGGAGTTCGCCCCCACGGAGACGCTCTCCACGTACCTCACCGCCCTGATCGCCGGGAAGTACGAGGGCGGGGAGGGCACCATCCGCACCCGCGACGGCCGCGACATCCCCGCCGGGGTGTACGCCCGCGCCTCCCTCGCACAGCACCTCGATGTGGAGCCGATCCTCGCCGTCACCCGCGCCGGTTTCGAGTTCTACGAGAAGGCCTTCGACTGCGACTACCCGTTCCCCAAGTACGACCAGGTGTTCGTGCCGGAGTACAACATGGGCGCGATGGAGCACCCGGGGGCCGTCACCTTCGTCGAGTCGTACGTCTTCCGCTCCGATGTCTCCGACGCCGTGCGGGAGCGCCGCGACCTCACGATCCTCCACGAGCTCGCCCACATGTGGTTCGGCGATCTGGTCACCATGCGCTGGTGGGACGACCTGTGGCTGAACGAGTCCTTCGCGGAGTACGCCTCCACCCTGTGCTCGGCCGAGGCGACCCGCTGGACCAACGCGTGGACCACCTTCGCCGGATCCGAGAAGGCCTGGGCGTACCGCCAGGACCAGCTGCCCTCCACCCACCCGATCGTCGCGGACATGGTCGACTTCGACGCCGTGGAGACGAACTTCGACGGCATCACCTACGCCAAGGGCGCCTCCGTGCTGCGGCAGCTCGTCGCGTACGTCGGCCAGGACGCGTTCTTCGAGGGCCTGCGGGCGTACTTCCGCAAGCATGCCTGGGGGAACACGGAGCTGGGTGACCTGCTCACCGAGCTGGAGGCCACCAGCGGTCGCGACCTGCGGACCTGGTCGGCCCTGTGGCTGGAGAAGGCCGGCGTGACGCTGCTGCGCCCGATCGTCGAGAAGGACGGTGACGGTGCCATCACCCGGTTCGCCATCGCCCAGGAGGCCCCGGCCGATTACCCGACGCTGCGCCCGCACCGTCTGCGCGTGGGCGGGTTCCGTCTGCAGGACGGTGCCCTGCGCCGCACCACCCAGGTGGAGATCGACGTCGACGGTGACCTCACGGAGGTCCCGCAGCTGCAGGGTGAGAGCGCCGACCTGTGGCTGGTCAACGACGACGACCTCACCTACGCGAAGGTCCGCCTGGATGAGGACTCGCTGCGCGTGGCGATGGAACACCTGCGTGACCTGGACGACTCCCTGGCCCGCACCCTGCTGTGGTCGGCCGCGTGGGACATGACCCGTGACGGTGAGATGCCCAGCCGCGACTTCCACGCGCTGCTACTGGCGAACCTCACCGGGGAGCACGAGTCCAGCGTCGTGCGGAACCTGCTCTCCCAGCTGCTTGCCGTCACGACCCGCTTCGCCGCCCCGCAGGATCGGGCCGAGCGCACCCGTGCCACCGCCGATGCCCTGTGGTCCCTCACCCAGGGGGCCGAGGCCGGATCCGATACCCAGCTGCAGCTGGTGGAGGCCTTCGCGCGCCTGGCGAGCACCCCGGACCATGCCCGCACGCTGCAGGGCCTGCTCGACGGCACTCAGGAGCTGGCCGGCCGCAGCATCGACACCGATCTGCGCTGGAAGCTGGTGACGGCACTGGCGTCCCTCGGGGAGGCCGACGACGCCGCGATCGCCGCGACCCTCGCGCAGGACGACACCCAGTCCGGCCGCAAGGCCGCCCTCACGGCCCGCGCGGCCCGTCCCACCGCAGACGCGAAGGCCGAGGCATGGCGCGTGACCGTCGAGGAGGACACCCTCGCCAACGAGTCCATCACCGCCGTGGTGCAGGGTTTCTGGCGGGTCCAGGACCGCGAGCTCGTCGGCCGGTACGAGGAGACGTACTTCGCGATGCTCGACCAGGTGTGGGCGAACCGCTCCAATGAGATCGCGAACCGGCTGATCCAGGGGTACTTCCCGATGGAGTTCCCGAGTCAGGAGGTCGTGGAGCGCGCTGACCGCTGGCTGGCGGAGCACCCGCAGGCCCCGCTGGGCCTGCGCCGCCCGGTGATGGAGGGCCGCGACGACACCGCCCGCGCCCTGCGCGTCCAGGAGGCCGACGTCACCCGCTGA
- a CDS encoding ankyrin repeat domain-containing protein has translation MTDDDPALALAQQMMDAARQGATAQLTPVLDQGAPLEMRDSAGNTMLMLAAYHGHAGLVAELARRGADVDALNDRGQSPLAGAVFKGFTDVVETLVAAGADPDAGAPSARDSARFFCREEMLRLLETPGA, from the coding sequence ATGACCGACGACGACCCGGCCCTCGCCCTCGCCCAGCAGATGATGGACGCCGCCCGTCAGGGCGCCACCGCGCAGCTCACCCCGGTGCTGGACCAGGGGGCGCCGCTGGAGATGCGCGACTCCGCCGGCAACACCATGCTGATGCTCGCCGCGTACCACGGGCACGCCGGGCTGGTGGCGGAACTCGCCCGCCGCGGCGCCGATGTGGACGCCCTCAACGACCGTGGTCAGTCCCCCCTGGCCGGTGCGGTGTTCAAGGGCTTCACCGATGTGGTGGAGACGCTGGTCGCCGCCGGAGCGGATCCCGACGCCGGCGCGCCCTCGGCCCGTGACAGCGCCCGGTTCTTCTGCCGTGAGGAGATGCTGCGGCTGCTGGAGACGCCCGGCGCCTGA
- a CDS encoding ribose-5-phosphate isomerase, which yields MQIHIGTDHAGFELKNRLVDSLTAKGHEVTDHGAHEYDALDDYPPFCTAVGEAVVARPGSLGIVIGGSGNGEQIAANKVPGVRAALVWNEDTARLAREHNDANVISVGARQHSEEELEHLIDVFLAEPFSGDERHQRRIDLVARYERTGGYAADDASGAPA from the coding sequence GTGCAGATCCATATCGGCACCGATCACGCCGGTTTCGAGCTGAAGAACCGCCTCGTCGACTCCCTCACCGCGAAGGGCCATGAGGTCACCGACCACGGTGCCCACGAGTACGACGCCCTGGATGACTACCCGCCGTTCTGCACCGCGGTCGGGGAGGCCGTCGTCGCCCGGCCCGGGTCCCTCGGGATCGTCATCGGCGGCAGCGGCAACGGCGAGCAGATCGCCGCGAACAAGGTGCCGGGGGTGCGCGCCGCCCTGGTCTGGAATGAGGACACCGCCCGCCTGGCCCGGGAGCACAACGATGCCAACGTCATCTCCGTGGGCGCCCGCCAGCACTCCGAGGAGGAGCTGGAGCACCTCATCGACGTGTTCCTGGCGGAGCCGTTCAGCGGGGACGAGCGGCACCAGCGACGCATCGATCTGGTGGCGCGGTACGAGCGCACCGGCGGCTACGCGGCGGACGACGCCTCCGGCGCTCCCGCCTGA
- a CDS encoding DUF402 domain-containing protein, with amino-acid sequence MTWTYYTPQHSTRTVRPGTVVLDDDRGIVVWIAPGTEVLLPVLPNGAALRRAGDEGMFTERRVQSKQLWTGNGILMIGLPDTPYSVWLFYKDDGSLGCYYVNLETPYERTEEGVRTRDHVLDLVVLPRRDWHYKDEDELEGAERVGYFDAEEVAAIREAGRLAVDHISRWTYPFGAGFEHFFPDPSWGIPPLPAHYSWDLDLTHR; translated from the coding sequence GTGACCTGGACCTACTACACCCCTCAACACTCCACCCGCACCGTCCGACCCGGCACGGTGGTGCTCGACGACGACCGCGGCATCGTGGTGTGGATCGCCCCCGGCACCGAGGTCCTGCTGCCGGTGCTCCCCAACGGCGCGGCCCTGCGACGCGCCGGGGACGAGGGCATGTTCACCGAACGCCGTGTCCAGTCCAAACAGCTGTGGACCGGCAACGGCATCCTCATGATCGGTCTGCCCGACACCCCGTACTCGGTGTGGCTGTTCTACAAGGACGACGGCTCCCTCGGTTGCTACTACGTCAACCTCGAGACACCGTACGAGCGCACGGAGGAGGGCGTGCGGACCCGCGATCACGTGCTCGACCTGGTGGTGCTGCCTCGGCGGGACTGGCACTACAAGGACGAGGACGAACTCGAGGGCGCCGAGCGCGTGGGGTACTTCGATGCCGAGGAGGTCGCCGCGATCCGTGAGGCCGGCCGCCTCGCCGTCGACCACATCTCCCGCTGGACCTACCCCTTCGGCGCCGGGTTCGAGCATTTCTTCCCGGACCCGTCCTGGGGCATCCCGCCACTGCCCGCGCACTACAGCTGGGACCTGGACCTGACGCACCGCTGA
- a CDS encoding ABC transporter ATP-binding protein: MSVQLDRELDEILSADATAQRQLDQHAALLPIADGRTTSHHLLGELRRRWLHAVATVLTMAASAACTAMLPRLIGRSVDTVVAGGSARELWMIAVWTVVYGVLGAALGALGFALVSALGQRILAGMREEVIDRALDLPAQTLERSGIGDALSRVADDVDVTARAVNNIVPFLVQTVIMVVVTLASMILLSPWLLLVLVPVLPMYAVAGRWYLRRTGPIYRTERVAMGARAQGLLSAIHGTPTVHAYGIERRETEHVAVLSQAAAALGWRVMRLVVRVCLILAIPENLALVLVLLAGYLLVNVADQPVGTAAAAGVYLLSLMWPMLMVIFSLDDVQSAAASLTRMVGVIRSIPTATSPGSLVPVDGSLRLEGVSHAYGTRADGSEHVVLQPLDLHVPEGSTLALVGASGAGKSTLASILAGTLTPRHGRVLHGGADLTRGDLEALRANASIVNQDVHVFRGTLAEDLRLARPDATEDELLAALDLVGARGWAQRLPKGLETEVGEKGERLTAEQSQQLALARIALQDPRVLVLDEATADEGSAGARTLERAALAVSAGRTTVIVAHRLSQARQADRILVMEQGRVVEDGSHEELVARGGSYARLWSAWEG; the protein is encoded by the coding sequence ATGAGCGTGCAGCTCGACCGGGAACTCGACGAGATCCTCTCCGCAGACGCGACGGCGCAGCGCCAGTTGGATCAGCACGCCGCCCTGCTGCCGATCGCCGATGGTCGCACCACCTCCCACCACCTGCTGGGGGAGTTGCGACGCCGCTGGCTGCATGCGGTCGCGACGGTCCTGACGATGGCGGCGTCGGCCGCCTGCACCGCCATGCTGCCGCGGCTGATCGGCCGCAGTGTCGACACGGTCGTCGCCGGCGGGTCGGCGCGGGAGCTGTGGATGATCGCCGTCTGGACCGTCGTGTACGGCGTCCTCGGCGCGGCACTCGGTGCTCTCGGCTTCGCGCTGGTGAGCGCCCTGGGGCAGCGGATCCTCGCGGGCATGCGCGAGGAGGTCATCGACCGGGCCCTCGACCTGCCCGCCCAGACCCTGGAGCGCTCCGGGATCGGCGATGCCCTCTCCCGCGTCGCCGACGACGTGGATGTCACCGCCCGTGCTGTGAACAACATCGTGCCGTTCCTGGTGCAGACGGTGATCATGGTCGTGGTGACCCTGGCCTCGATGATCCTGCTCAGCCCCTGGCTGCTGCTGGTGCTCGTGCCGGTGCTGCCGATGTATGCCGTGGCGGGCCGCTGGTACCTGCGGCGCACCGGCCCGATCTATCGCACCGAACGCGTGGCGATGGGTGCCCGCGCGCAGGGTCTGCTGTCGGCGATCCACGGCACTCCCACCGTGCACGCCTACGGCATCGAACGGCGCGAGACCGAGCATGTGGCGGTGCTGTCGCAGGCCGCCGCCGCCCTGGGGTGGCGGGTGATGCGGCTGGTCGTGCGGGTGTGCCTGATCCTCGCGATCCCCGAGAACCTGGCGCTGGTGCTCGTGCTCCTGGCCGGGTACCTGCTGGTGAACGTCGCGGATCAGCCCGTCGGCACCGCGGCTGCGGCCGGGGTGTACCTGCTGAGCCTCATGTGGCCGATGCTGATGGTGATCTTCTCGCTGGACGATGTGCAGTCGGCCGCGGCGAGCCTCACCCGCATGGTCGGGGTGATCCGGTCGATCCCCACCGCCACCTCCCCCGGGTCCCTGGTCCCGGTGGATGGGTCCCTGCGCCTGGAAGGGGTCTCCCACGCCTACGGCACCCGTGCCGACGGTAGTGAGCACGTGGTGCTGCAACCGCTGGATCTGCACGTCCCCGAGGGTTCGACACTCGCCCTGGTGGGGGCCTCCGGCGCCGGGAAGTCGACCCTGGCGAGCATCCTCGCCGGGACCCTCACGCCCCGGCACGGTCGGGTGCTGCACGGCGGTGCCGACCTCACCCGGGGTGATCTGGAGGCCCTGCGGGCGAACGCCAGCATCGTCAACCAGGACGTCCACGTCTTCCGCGGCACCCTCGCCGAGGACCTGCGCCTGGCACGTCCCGACGCCACCGAGGACGAGCTGCTCGCGGCCCTCGACCTGGTGGGCGCGCGGGGCTGGGCGCAGCGCCTGCCGAAGGGCCTCGAGACGGAGGTCGGGGAGAAGGGCGAGAGGTTGACGGCCGAGCAGTCGCAGCAACTGGCGCTGGCCCGCATCGCCCTGCAGGATCCACGGGTGCTGGTGCTGGACGAGGCCACCGCCGACGAGGGCTCCGCGGGAGCACGGACCCTGGAACGGGCGGCGCTGGCGGTGTCGGCCGGACGGACCACGGTGATCGTGGCCCACCGCCTCTCGCAGGCGCGGCAGGCCGACCGGATCCTGGTGATGGAGCAGGGCCGCGTCGTCGAGGACGGCAGCCACGAGGAGCTGGTGGCACGCGGTGGCAGCTACGCCCGTCTGTGGTCGGCATGGGAGGGGTGA
- a CDS encoding ABC transporter transmembrane domain-containing protein: MPSPDSPALPTASPAAITSPDTPRGAPPGVLRELLRRHPRILLVALPASVLSEGNELLIPILLGYVIDAGIVAADPRALLWGIVLLVGMRLVGLACWATGFRIVQRARMTERHRLRVQVTAAVLDPSSRPLERPAGEVLSIATSDADKASDVFEVLGWAIPGSLAVIGAGVWLTWVDPVLGLTLLVGLAAMVVMVRVVTPVLSDRYDRQQSRAADAAATATDLVHGLRVLQGLGVQARARAQYRARSRTALDAALVNARFSGVATGLTTIITSVTLAAVVLIAAQRALDGQLSLGTLIAVAAVLRAIMGFLHGLSEVPTWWAGVSTSARRVRDLLADLGRRVDDLGGLESGASAPAPRRPGTGGLTIPVAGHPVHIADGEVVALVAPDPSVVDDVLAALQGGGGATLGDRPIAAVDLTELRRDLLVEPHAVDLFDGTLRDQLATRAPAGTARDGSDDEWARQALHAAGAEDLLEILPDGFDTRILDRGANLSGGQRQRIALARAVAADPPVLVLQDPTTAVDAVTEAHIAEALVAVRRRPDRATLLLTRAPALLRAADRVVLATPAGPLPGSHTDLLERPDYAEAVHR; this comes from the coding sequence GTGCCCTCCCCCGACTCCCCTGCGCTCCCCACCGCATCCCCCGCCGCGATCACCTCCCCCGACACCCCGCGCGGTGCACCTCCCGGCGTGCTGCGCGAACTGCTGCGCCGCCATCCGCGGATCCTCCTCGTGGCTCTTCCCGCCTCCGTGCTGTCCGAAGGCAACGAACTGCTGATCCCGATCCTGCTGGGGTACGTGATCGACGCCGGTATCGTCGCCGCCGATCCGCGCGCCCTGCTGTGGGGCATCGTGCTGCTGGTGGGGATGCGTCTGGTGGGGCTGGCGTGCTGGGCCACGGGGTTCCGCATCGTCCAGCGGGCGCGGATGACGGAGCGTCACCGACTGCGGGTGCAGGTCACCGCGGCGGTGCTGGATCCGAGCTCGCGCCCGCTGGAGCGACCCGCCGGTGAGGTGCTGTCGATCGCCACCTCCGATGCCGACAAGGCCTCCGACGTGTTCGAGGTGCTCGGTTGGGCCATCCCGGGGAGCCTCGCGGTGATCGGGGCGGGAGTGTGGCTGACCTGGGTGGACCCGGTGCTCGGCCTGACGCTGCTGGTGGGCCTGGCGGCGATGGTGGTCATGGTGCGGGTGGTCACACCGGTGCTGTCAGACCGTTACGACCGGCAGCAGTCCCGGGCAGCCGACGCCGCGGCGACCGCCACCGACCTGGTGCACGGCCTGCGGGTGCTGCAGGGCCTGGGGGTGCAGGCCCGCGCCCGCGCCCAGTACCGCGCCCGCTCCCGCACCGCCCTCGACGCCGCTCTGGTGAACGCCCGGTTCTCCGGAGTCGCCACCGGGCTCACGACGATCATCACCTCGGTGACGCTCGCGGCGGTGGTGCTGATCGCGGCGCAGCGCGCCCTCGACGGGCAGCTGTCCCTGGGCACGCTGATCGCGGTCGCCGCGGTGCTGCGCGCCATCATGGGTTTCCTCCACGGTCTGTCCGAGGTGCCGACATGGTGGGCGGGCGTGTCGACCTCGGCCCGTCGCGTGCGGGATCTGCTGGCGGATCTCGGCCGGCGCGTCGACGACCTCGGCGGCCTGGAGAGCGGCGCGAGCGCACCCGCCCCGCGACGCCCGGGAACCGGCGGTCTGACGATCCCGGTGGCCGGCCACCCGGTGCATATCGCCGACGGCGAGGTGGTCGCGCTGGTCGCCCCGGATCCCTCGGTGGTCGATGACGTCCTCGCGGCGCTGCAGGGCGGCGGCGGAGCGACCCTCGGTGACCGCCCGATCGCCGCGGTGGATCTGACCGAGCTGCGGAGGGACCTGCTCGTCGAACCCCATGCGGTGGACCTGTTCGACGGCACCCTGCGCGACCAGCTGGCCACGCGCGCCCCGGCCGGGACCGCCCGCGACGGCTCCGACGACGAGTGGGCCCGGCAGGCTCTGCATGCCGCCGGGGCCGAGGACCTGCTGGAGATCCTCCCCGACGGATTCGACACCCGCATCCTCGACCGCGGGGCGAATCTCTCCGGCGGTCAGCGCCAGCGCATCGCCCTGGCCCGCGCGGTCGCCGCGGACCCGCCGGTTCTGGTGCTGCAGGATCCGACCACCGCGGTCGACGCCGTCACCGAGGCCCATATCGCCGAGGCGCTGGTCGCGGTGCGACGCCGTCCCGACCGGGCGACCCTCCTGCTCACCCGCGCCCCGGCGCTGCTGCGCGCTGCCGACCGGGTGGTGCTGGCCACGCCCGCGGGCCCCCTCCCCGGCTCCCACACCGACCTGCTGGAACGACCCGACTACGCCGAGGCGGTGCACCGATGA
- a CDS encoding Fpg/Nei family DNA glycosylase produces the protein MPEGHTVHRLARTFREVFAGQRVRLSSPQGRFAADAACLDGWWLTDVEAAGKHLLLHLAPVPDAPEGSDSALMIHVHLGLYGSWTFAGDPDVGGQGSALAHAIGAPRVRVGEREQAVTDTSAPGDWRQTPPRGQVRLRILGERALADLTGPTACEVIDAAGRTALLQRLGPDPLRGDAESRVFVERVRRSRTPIGQLLMDQAVVAGIGNIYRAELLFRARVDPWVPGRDLTAGLVEGLWEDLVPLIRYGERTGRIVTTQVEHRHLEARLMERPGGARQNGDDDPAAVPREQAFYVYHRQTLPCRLCHTPVRSSAMAGRTVYWCPRCQRVRTRRSPWSREHPADAWALE, from the coding sequence ATGCCGGAGGGCCACACCGTCCACCGCCTCGCCCGCACCTTCCGTGAGGTCTTCGCCGGGCAGCGGGTGCGGCTGAGCAGCCCCCAGGGGAGGTTCGCCGCCGATGCCGCGTGCCTGGACGGATGGTGGCTCACCGATGTCGAAGCGGCCGGCAAGCACCTGCTGCTGCATCTGGCGCCCGTCCCCGACGCCCCCGAGGGCTCGGACTCGGCGCTGATGATCCACGTGCACCTCGGGCTGTACGGCTCGTGGACCTTCGCAGGAGATCCTGACGTCGGCGGGCAGGGCTCCGCGCTCGCGCACGCGATCGGTGCCCCGCGGGTGCGGGTCGGGGAGCGGGAGCAGGCCGTCACCGACACCTCCGCCCCGGGGGACTGGCGGCAGACCCCTCCGCGCGGTCAGGTGCGGCTGCGGATCCTCGGCGAACGGGCGCTCGCGGACCTGACCGGCCCCACGGCCTGCGAGGTCATCGATGCGGCCGGTCGCACAGCCCTGCTCCAGCGCCTCGGCCCCGATCCCCTGCGGGGCGATGCGGAGTCGAGGGTGTTCGTGGAGCGGGTGCGTCGCTCCCGCACCCCCATCGGTCAACTGCTGATGGACCAGGCGGTGGTGGCGGGCATCGGCAACATCTACCGGGCCGAGCTGCTGTTCCGCGCCCGCGTGGACCCGTGGGTGCCCGGCCGGGACCTCACCGCCGGCCTCGTCGAGGGCCTGTGGGAGGACCTGGTGCCGCTGATCCGGTACGGGGAGCGCACCGGACGGATCGTCACCACCCAGGTGGAGCACCGTCACCTCGAGGCGCGCCTTATGGAGCGGCCCGGTGGCGCCCGCCAGAACGGCGATGACGATCCCGCCGCCGTCCCCCGCGAGCAGGCGTTCTACGTGTACCACCGGCAGACGCTGCCGTGCCGCCTGTGTCACACTCCCGTCCGCTCGTCAGCGATGGCGGGGCGCACCGTCTACTGGTGTCCGCGCTGCCAGCGGGTCCGCACACGCCGTTCCCCCTGGTCCCGCGAGCATCCCGCCGACGCCTGGGCACTGGAGTGA
- a CDS encoding alpha/beta fold hydrolase yields the protein MADLEALREHLDIEAWILQGVSWGSTLALAYAQRHPERVLGIVLFAVTSTFRREVDWITEDIGAVFPETWDALATLAEQHTGFDRTDRSDGRLRLVEAYRRMVFSDDPELVDTAAATWCAWEEEHIRLGGGGTHPVPLPGAHPTVTEQERCLARLVTHYWAHDGFVADWAVPHGAAPGSGLLGGMGRLAGIPGVLIHGRRDISGPLLTAWELHRAWPGSDLVVVEDEGHGGPAMVRAWAQAMERLTAR from the coding sequence GTGGCGGACCTGGAGGCGCTGCGGGAGCACCTGGACATCGAGGCGTGGATCCTCCAGGGGGTCTCCTGGGGCTCCACCCTCGCCCTCGCCTATGCCCAGCGGCATCCCGAGCGTGTGCTCGGCATCGTCCTGTTCGCCGTCACCAGCACGTTCCGGCGGGAGGTCGACTGGATCACCGAGGACATCGGCGCCGTCTTCCCCGAGACCTGGGATGCCCTGGCCACCCTCGCCGAGCAGCACACCGGATTCGACCGCACCGATCGGTCCGACGGGCGCCTGCGCCTGGTCGAGGCCTACCGCCGGATGGTGTTCAGTGACGATCCAGAGCTCGTGGACACCGCGGCCGCCACCTGGTGCGCCTGGGAGGAGGAGCACATCCGCCTCGGCGGTGGCGGGACCCACCCGGTGCCGCTGCCCGGGGCCCATCCGACGGTGACGGAGCAGGAGAGGTGCCTCGCGCGGTTGGTGACGCACTACTGGGCGCACGACGGGTTCGTCGCCGATTGGGCCGTGCCCCATGGTGCCGCACCCGGCAGTGGACTGCTCGGTGGGATGGGCCGCCTCGCGGGCATCCCCGGGGTGCTGATCCACGGGCGGCGGGACATCTCCGGCCCCCTGCTGACCGCCTGGGAGCTGCATCGGGCCTGGCCGGGCAGTGACCTCGTGGTGGTGGAGGACGAGGGGCACGGCGGTCCCGCCATGGTCCGCGCCTGGGCGCAGGCGATGGAGCGTCTCACCGCCCGGTGA